Below is a genomic region from Balaenoptera acutorostrata chromosome 9, mBalAcu1.1, whole genome shotgun sequence.
atattaaaaaggaaaagaagaaagaaggaaagagagagggagagagaaacagagcaagagagagaaggaggggaaagagaaagatcACTGATTTACTTAATCAAAAAAGGAGAAAGCACAAACACACAAATTTAGCATTGAAATGAGTGAAAGACCACAATGCAGAGAAAttgcaaaacattttaagaaaatacctGTTTAACTCTATTCAAAGAAACATGGAAACTAGATGGGAATGGatgaatttctgaaaaaaaataaaatgaaagttactgcagaagaaatatgaatttttaacatACCAAATTCCAGGTATAATATAGACGTCTGTCAAAGAGCTGTTCTTTCCAACCCCCAACAAAGGAGTAGACTAGATGGTTTCATAATGAACTTCcacaaaaagcaaataattcaAAAGCTGTTTGAGTTACAGCATAGACAAAGATAAATAGCTTGGAATTTATGAAAACCACAGAGGTGGAAGGTGCTATAAATAACTGAATCTAATCGAGGCCATTGTCGTAAGGTTCTCACGTGGATACTTAGGGAGATGCTGTAGGGAAGGCTTGGCATTTTGAGGTCACATTGTCTAATGGCAAATCCGTATGGTGAGTGATGTTACCAATGCTGTGGCAGGACTGAAGGACCGAGATGGGAGAAAGAATCAAAGGGCTGGTGGCAAAGTCTTTAATAAATGAGAAGAAACTGGGTGGTCAGTAAAGGACTCTGAAAACAATAGTATATTGTTTCATATCTGGATAGTATTGGTGTCAATGAGTGAAATGTTTTGTCATGCAGATTGCCAATAAATGATTTAGAAATATGGTAAGGAGCTAGGAGAATGTCAACATTGTGTGCAGATATCTGTAGAATAGGAGTGAGCAGCTTCTCTTCAATATTGCTGAGAAGCATATGTGCCCTCCTCGGACAACTAGGTTTGGTTAAGATGGAGAGGTGTAGCATGTACTCTGGGAAAAGTTGATGGGTGGAATAGAAAGGAGATTCCAGAATGAAAGTAAAACATATAGGAGAAACCCCAGCAAACAAAGAGAATTTCAAAGGGATGAAGCCGAGAGTTGTGAATAAGTGAATACTGGCGAAGAGAGCTCCCAAAAGGCTTGCAGCTGAGATTCAAATCATAGCTCCATTGACTATAGGTGGTGTTGGAGCCTATTGGGTCCACAGTTCTCATTCTTTGCTCAACATTGAATTAAAGTTTGGCTAGAGGTTCTCTGACCAACCATTTCATAAACTTCACCATTCCATTTCCACAAATGTCCTTGTTTAGTGTAAAAGTCTCTGCCTCCTCATGTAATTAtctaaactttttatttcattcattattttaagaCTCAAAATTTTGACCAAATGGTATTTATCCCTGTGatacaaggttggtttaacatatgaaaatcaatcagtgtgatacaccattttaatagaatgaaaaataacAACCACATGATTGTGTCAATAGATATagaatatatacacaatgaaatattattcagccattaagaaagaaggaactcttgccatttgtgacatcaTAGATGTACCTGGAGAcattgtgctaaatgaaataagccagacgcaGAAGGAAAAATACTGCATGAGCTCACTTATAAGTGAAATCTAagaaagtcaaattcatagaagcagagaatagaatggtagttaccaAAGTTGGGGAAATGGAGGgaatggggagatgctggtcaaagggtacaaagttacAGTTATATAGGacgaataagttctagagatcgaATGTAGCGCATTataactgtagttaataatactgtattttatactgGATGTTTTCTAAGAGTAAATTTAAGTTACTCTTATCACAcctaaaaaagataaagagatgtGAGTAGATGGATATGTTAGCTTGGTTGTATTTATCACttcactatgtatatgtatgtcaaaACATCATGCTGAACACTTTAAatcataaattttattaaaaaaataaaaacatcttaaaattgttttaaaggttAAAAGAACATGTCAACTAGCACTTTATTCATACCACTTGAATGGAaaccattgtattttttttttttttttaaagtttttttttttattgattgattgattgcttgattgctatgttgggtcttcgtttctgtgctagggccttctctagttgaggcaagcgggggccattcttcatcgcggtgcgcgggcctctcaccatcgcggcctctcttgttgcggagcgcaggctccagacgcgcaggctcagtagttgtggctcacgggcctagttgctccgcggcatgtgggatcttcccagaccagggcacgaacccgtgtcccctgcattagcaggcagattctcaaccaccgcgctaccagggaagccccgaaaccattgtatttttaagaaacatttctttgttgtGAACTTCTTGAAAGAAAAGCACATAACCTATTTAACTTTGTTTCCTCAGTTCATAACCTCATGCTAGAAATAAAAgagacactaaataaatattcattgaattagAGTTAATGTTTAACCAACAGACATTTGTTGAATGCTTGCTGTGTACCAGACACTGTACTTTGAACTAAGGATAATTAGTTCAACCTCCCACATCACTACTTTTACCCACCCACCAAAGTTTCTGCAACTGCATTACCAGCTCTCAATGAccagttaacttttttttccttatgtctcagtttaaatgtcatttcTCTGGTAAAGCCTTTCTTGAGCCTCACAAATAAATGCATTTGCCAAATGATATTGTGAGGAATAGAGACTGAGCAAAAAGACACAGCCTGGGGCTTTTGGCAGTGAGGTAGGGTAAGTACATAGAACTTTGAGGTCAAAGATGCATAAGACTTGTGAGGCCAAGATCCTGGAGAGGAAAAAGCTATAGAGAAGTGAGCCTGAAATTTTACATATAATTCCTCATTATGGAATTTGACTACTCCCAAGTTGCACTTGGGCTGGTGAGATATCAAACACCAAGTGGAAATCAGCCTATGAGAGCCTGATGATCTTAGCAGAGACTTTGGCATTTTGCATTGCTGGTTTGATAAGAGTTTGATAGATAGACTGTTTAAGGTAGAGGGCCCCATAACGACTTATGCTTTTATTTGAGAGTCCTGAAGTACTACACCTTAGGAGGAATTGCTGCATCCTAGAAATAAGGTCAAACCAGAAATAGATTATCCCCAACAAAGTACAACACCCAACCACCACATTCTATTAGGATGCAAGTTTAGGAGTTATACTGTACATGGACACATCAGTTCTTTTTTTATGTGAATGACCCTTTGGGCACtctattttcatttcctcaaaGGGATCAAgccagtgctttttttttctgctagaataaaattgaaaacagtacAGAAGAAGATAATCTCATCTAGAACCTCTAAAATTTTTTATCCACATTgctcatcaattaaaaaaaagataagatatGCCACAAGATAGGACCAAATGCATAAAAACCAGGTacttaaatattaagtaaatattaataatacatcTAAGAAAAATAGGGGAATAATATGAAGAGTCACACCacagaaacaaatacaaaaaaaaaaagaaaggaatcaagtttaaatcttaaaaatgaaaaacaaaataaattaggaattCTGCTGTTGGGTTAATAGTAGATTGGACACAGCAGAAAAGATGATTAGTAAACTGAAAGGTAGGTTAGTAGAAAACATACACATTGCAAGACACAgaaaaaatcatcaaaaatacaaaaagagtGAGAGCTGTATAAGAAATTATGAAAAGATCTAACATGTGTAATGGACTTCTAGAAAAAAGTAGAGAAATTTCTGAAGAAATATTCAATGATAATTTTCCAAACTGATGAAGGACCATGAGCTACAAATTCAAGAAACTTTGCAGATTCCAAACATGATAAGTATAAGAAAAACTACACTCAGGGAAATCATAAAAAGACTATAGGAAgcccaaaacaaaagaaaaatgttaaaagcttCCAGAGGAGAAGTAAAAGACATAttcccttcaaaaaaaaaatcaaatgactcATAGCTGAGTTTTGGAAAGTATTGATGGAAGCaagaaaattaaatcttaaaagtgCTCAAAGATATTTTACTAGTAACCTAGAATTCTACCTAAAATAGAAATATCTCTCAAAAATGAATGTGCAATAAAGAccttttttatgattaaaaaaaatctgttaaaatgcATCACAAGCAAACCtgcattaaaagaagaaataataaagtgttttttaaagcaGAAGTAAAATTAATGCTGATATAGGTATAAGGTTTAAAGAAAGGAATGAAGgtcaccaaaaagaataaatatataggaAACTAGAGAAGGTACACTAGGTAAGGGAACATCTTTGAGAAATAATTAAGAAACTCAATTGGCTTACATGGGTAGGTAGATGATGATACTGGCACCACTTCCTATAGACTCagattaaaatgggaaaaagaaagagtaCTCTCTTGTAATACCTTCTAAAATAGCaacttaattgaagtataatttacatatgaaCAATTTAAATATACAGGTTGATGACTTTTGACAAGTATAACCACCAACCCAATCACAATATACAATGATTTCCTCACCCCCAAGAAATTACCTCTTGCCCCTTTGTTTTCAATCTTCTCCAGCACTCCACTACAGAGTGAGTATTTTACAGAATCTGGGAAATGTCAATGACTTCATAAGTCCCAGTCCatttcagaagaagaaaatctTCCTGAAATTTATGTAGACTAAGAATCTTTTAATATCACAACAGTTcaggatcttttaaaatttccccaaTCAAATCCTGCCTTCGATGTAACAATCTATAATCCATAGTAAGTAGggaacttccaaaaaaaaaatcttacaaaagGAGTTTTTTATTGTCCCCACAGGGGTGTCCTTGATCCTTAGTTTTTGACACACTGTTTAGGGAAGATGCTTTGTACCACTCCTAatattctttttcccccttttggagCGACATCCATTAGCATAACATTCCTGACATCTTTTAAGCCTTCAATTCCTCTTCCTCTAGGATTAAATTAGCTGATGGTAGATTTTGAAGGGAAAACTAGGTATGCAATTGTATTAGTTTGTGAGGGCAGCTGTAACAAAAGTACCACAaagtaggtggcttaaacaacagaaatgtattgtctcgcagttctggaggctaaaagttaAGATGAAgttgtcggcagggttggttctcTCTGAGGGCTGTGGGATCTCCTCTATGCTTCTTGTTTAGATTCtagtggtttgctggcaatcttggACGTTCTAGAAAAAGAATGGCAATGTATATCCTCTCCAATAAAGACTGTAATAGTGCCTCACCTCACTCCCTACATCTGGGTGATTGAATTATTTGAATTCCCTTAGagtggaaataaaaaggaaaaatgcgtGGATTTATCACAATCAATCGGGGACTATTTATGTGCCTACACAGAATAGATAAGGAAGAGGTCAACATGTGACATGTATTTCAtctgagagaaggaaagggatggAGGGGAGTAGACCATTTTGATGGGTGTGCAGTGAGGGTCACCCCAAATTTGTTGGAGTACTAAACCTCACAAAGATTTGCcatttattgggacttccctggtggtgcagtggttaagaatctgcctgccaatgcaggggacatgggttcgatccctggtccaggaagatcccacatgccacgaagcaactactgagcctgcgctccagagcccgtgctccacaacaagagaagacactgcaatgagaaacacacgcaccacaacaaagagtagcccccactcgccacaactagagaaagcccacgcacagcaacaaagacccaacacagccaaaaataaatttaaaaaaatacattaatttttttaaaaaaagagttgccATTTATTGAGAAAGGAACAGAGGGGAAGGAATAGTTTGgggagaaatataaaaaattcagTGAGGGCACAATGAGTTTGAGAGTCTTGAGGAAAAGGCCAGTGAAGAAGTTCATCTGTCCTCCAAGGAAggttgtatttggagatagggatACTGTCACCACACAGGTGGCAGCTGAGCTCATGGGAGAAGATGAGGTCACCCAAGAAGACCATGGGGGTTGGAGAGAAACGCAGAGGGCTAAGGATAAACTCTGGTGAAAAGCAAGAAGTAGTGGGAAATGTAAAGAGGAAGACTGCCAGAAACAGTCAATAAAAAACGTCAACCACCAGAGTGCAGAGCACCCACCACAACTCTAAGATGGCCCTTTCCAAGACTGAAGTCATACCCTTGAGTTCCTTCTCTTTGCAGGGGACAGTGTCTGTGCTGGCTGTTGCCCCAGAATTATTGCACTGGTGGGGTTATAGGCCTGTAATTGACATAAGAAGTATGAATGGGGAAACAAGACCAGAGAAATCCCACAAAGAGGCTTCcaggcagaaaggaaggaagtttcCTTGATCTGGTCAGTGAAGAGCCCAGGAATAGGAAGTCAGCTTGTAAAGTCATCCCTCCAAACTGTCTCAGAATTTGTCTGACATTATTAATatgctagaaataaaatatactagCTAAAATATTAATCATAAGCATTGTGAAAGGAGTACAGGAGGAAGGGAATCAATTTAGAGACAATTGCTATAACCAAACTGGATCATAAGCACCTTCAAAAAGGGCAGTGGAAGAAGTAGTGACAGTGGACAACTCCTTGAGAAACAGTACAAAATGTGTGGTGGATATTCTTTGCCTAAAACAAAATTTCATATTTCCTACCTTTTGACTGTTGTTAAAAGAAAGTCCCAAcatcccagcctcccactccaaaGAAATGTCGGCGTCCAAAATCCTACTCTAGTATTCATCTGGTAAGACCACCTATGAGAGGAGTCAGCTGAAATTTATACAGTTTCTTCTGTGTTATCTGGGTTGGATCTTTTAATTGTCAAACAGAGGAATCATAATCTTTGCTTTGgcttaaataaagtaaaaataaataaaagcttttctGAGACACTAACATCTGTGTTTCCAAAAGTTGAAATATCCATTGACCAAGGGAGGGCAGTAcctttaaaggaagtacccttaaCTGCTGACCTGTCAATATCGTCACCTATTATACATTGTTGGGGAGAAGTTTCTTTCCTGAATGTTATTTTACAAGATGGTATTCAAGTAAATTTGATCTTTGGTTGAGATCTGTCTCCATTTAAATAGGACTCTatcattgtaaatggaattttaagtagaaattattttccaaaggtaTTCTTAAGTTgaaaattctatatttaatttgaaCCAAGGAGACATCCGTGTTAATGATACACTTAACTTTATAAATAGAAGTAAACATTGGAGTTTTATATTTACGGGAGCTTATCACTATAAAAGTGATAAAGTTAATgataaatatcattaaaatatccatcaaaaatgttccccaaattaatggtttgttatttatagatttatatCTGATTTAATTCAGGAAAACCAGTGTGCTCTAGCCATTAGTTTTCTCATAGCCTCTTTCACCTCCTTCTTCCTCAGACTGCAGATGAGGGGATTCAGCATGGGGACCACCACTATGTAGATTACAGATGCCACTTTGACCTGATCAGCTGAATAGCTCGATTTGGACATTAcgtaaacaaacaaaactgtcCCGTAAAACAAAGTGACTGCAGTGAGGTGGGAAATGCAGGTGGAGAAGGCCTTCTTCCTCCCCTCAGTAGAGTGCATCTTCAGGATTGAGTGGAGGATGTAGCTGTACGACACGATTATGGTAAATAGTGTGCTTATGAGGACTGATGCAGAAGAGATGGCAGGAGATGTTTCAGCAATAGAAACATGGCCGCAAGAAAGCTTCAAGAGTGGGAAGAGGTCACAGAAAAAATGGTTCGTTTTATTTGGTCCTCGGAAGGAGAGATTCATCAAACAGCCTGTAAATGAAGAAGCATTTATGCATCCACCCAAGTAGGAGGCCTCCAACAGGAAGAAGCAGACCACTGGGGACATGTGGATGGAGTAGAGCAGGGGAGAGCAGATGGACCCATAGTGATTGTAGGCAATGGTGGCCAGCAGGAAGCACTCTGTAGCCCCAAAGGTGACATCAGAGCCAAGCTGAGCTATACAGCCAGTGACTGGGATGGCAGTTCTGTCTCTTAAGAAACTCATCAGCATGATTGGTGTGACTGATGTGGAATACCCAATGTCTACAAAGGCCAAATGGCTGAGGAAAAGGTACATAGGCATGGGAAGCTGTGGGCTACTTCTGATTAAGATGGTTATGCTGATATTTCCCACTACGGTAACTATATAAACtcctagaaaaatctcaaagaagatGGCACATAGTGTGGgattatctgttaatcccaaaatAATGAACTCTGTCACAGTTGTATGGTTTGCAGTCTCCATCTATTCACTTAACAGTGCCTACTGACATCAGAACCAGAGGAGACTAAATTGACTGAAATGACCCCACATTTATATACCTACGTATAACCTAAATATAaccttataaatattttaaatggtaaatttgcCTCACTTATAGAATACTTTGTgcatataaattttcttttcaatttccatgaaaatattaaaactgaagaCTTGATTACCTTAGGACTCAGCTATTTTACTCCCATTTTGTATACCATGGGGTAAATCTTACTCATGTGCACGGGCgatatgtaaaagaatgtttaCAGCAGTATCGATTGTAATAACATGAACTGTAAATAACCTACATTTTCAAAGAAAGACCAGCTCTTGATTTTCCAGCCCCATCCCAAATGTGCCTTTATTCAGTAATCTCTGCCTTAGTAAATGCTATCTCCATTTATCCAACTGATGGGGCCAAAAAATATGATGTTGACTTTGACATCTCTTTCTTACTTGATCTTTTTCCTGGAATAGAAAATATCACATCCTTAGTTATAATATTTGATAGTAAGGGCAAGAAGGTGTCCATGTTCAAGATGGAAGGGAAATagaatttttactgtttttatgaGATAAACATCCTGGATATTTTGCAAAATCTTCCAGGACTTATCTTCTATACCATACCTTTTCATACTTATGGGATTGTATGAAACAATAAGAAGAGTCTGAATATGTTTATGGGCGAGGATTAAACGCAAAGTGAACTGAAATATTTTGGGACTTGGGTTAGTTAAGTTTTGCTTTCTTCAGTTCTATTAAGCAACTATATAGAAATAAGAAGTAGGGGCATATGatgaggatgggaggaaggggtAGTTACAGAGGTAGGAATAGAGGTAGCCAGCAAGGAAAGCTAGGAAATTAGACTGAAAGAAAGATTAGTATTTCAGAATAATGCTCCCTTACTTCAAAATAGATCACACGATCAGGGGCAGGTGAGAATGTGTTAATGACTCCTCTAAAGATcaacatattctttttaaaattaatttatttagttttggctgtgttgggtcttcgtttctgtgcaagggctttctctagttgcggcaagcgggggccattcttcatcgcgttgcgcgggcctctcactatcgcggcctctcttgttgcggagcacgggctccagacgcgcaggctcagtagttgtgactcacgggcctagttgctccgcggcatgtgggatcttcccagacaagggctcgaacccgtgtaccctgcattggcaggcagattctcaaccactgtgccaccagggaagccaaagatCAACATATTCTTatgaataatttgtttttttcaagaaACTCTATCTTaagaagaattaagaaaacatacatacatgCTATCAGCGACCACGCACATTCTACTCTGTTACATGTGAATCATGACAATGGTATGTTATAGTATGAATGGTACTAGGATTATGTATATGAATGATCAAGTTCTGGCTTTTTTAACTAGACAAAGACCCAAACCTGAAACgaattttatatctttaaagaaaatagatgtatgaaacacaaaaatgttttcaaagttgtATATGAGTACCAGCGTGGAAGGCAAAGTGACATGCAGAATACCATGGACTTTGGAGCCATGCAGACCTAGGATCAGTTTCTAGCTCTGCTTCTTGCTGTCTATGAAATCATAGGCAAGTTACAAGAAATGTTTGctcttctgtttccttacctgtaaaaagGAGATAGTACATACCTCATGTGATTCTTGGGTTAAATTACATGATGTGGGTGATAACTCCCAGCACTGTTAACACAACAAATAAATGCTCAATTACTAATAGTTTGCTTGAAATAATCAACTTGTAATTTCTGGTACATAGAAGAGAATCAAATATGTCTGTATCCTTAAAAGTGAACATGTATGAACTAGTGATACATCCACTGCAACACTATTGATAGTCTCCAAGGAATtgttgctgtacagcaaaggcaTATTTCAGTGAGGTTGGTGTCATTTAGGATAAGGCCCAAATCACCTATTTCACTTGTAATTACAAATTAATTACTTCACTTGTTTTGGAAAACTTCATTGAGAATCTATTGGGATAGAGAAATTACATGTATACATCTACTGGGACAGAGAAATAACATGTAAACATGATTATATAAAagtgtataaataaaatattttctaaatacctTCAggttccattaatttttttagttaaatggaaaaaaatgaaaattttggttTAATTAAATTGTAAAACATAACATTTTACTATCCTTGAAGTTGATTATTAGATCAACATGACTAATATGGTTGTGACAATTTGTGGCATTTCTGAAATGTGGCTATAGTCAGTGGTCCAGGTTTTCATATCACGTGTGTTTAGATTTGGGTTCGCTAGTGCAA
It encodes:
- the LOC103007633 gene encoding olfactory receptor 481-like, translating into METANHTTVTEFIILGLTDNPTLCAIFFEIFLGVYIVTVVGNISITILIRSSPQLPMPMYLFLSHLAFVDIGYSTSVTPIMLMSFLRDRTAIPVTGCIAQLGSDVTFGATECFLLATIAYNHYGSICSPLLYSIHMSPVVCFFLLEASYLGGCINASSFTGCLMNLSFRGPNKTNHFFCDLFPLLKLSCGHVSIAETSPAISSASVLISTLFTIIVSYSYILHSILKMHSTEGRKKAFSTCISHLTAVTLFYGTVLFVYVMSKSSYSADQVKVASVIYIVVVPMLNPLICSLRKKEVKEAMRKLMARAHWFS